In a genomic window of Campylobacter concisus:
- a CDS encoding ABC transporter substrate-binding protein, giving the protein MQTNFMHKVTKFSLVASLFMALSLNAAESARSITDMKGVKVSVPEKVEKIAALWNANNEIILALGGMDKVVATTDLIKNNKWFEHVYPKLKNLPAALNGKDLQIEELVKLAPDVIIVYNKNFQDELIKNGFSAVNLIFRDYPDMEKSIYATAEVIGTDDARKKAEKLANKIHDNSEFVTARTKNIPDAKRPKVLHLLGGANLLKVDGTNTIQNTWIKLGGGVNAINTEGFMIEVSAEEIINANPDIIIVGGNDTDAQIKKIKEHPAFSGSNAVKNGKIYGNPKGVWSWDRYGAESILQILWAAKTIQPDLFKDIDMKVKTKEFYKEFLNHDLSDKEYGYILKALNPDGSSK; this is encoded by the coding sequence ATGCAAACAAATTTTATGCATAAAGTAACCAAATTTAGCCTTGTTGCTTCACTATTTATGGCTCTTAGTCTAAACGCAGCTGAGTCTGCTAGAAGCATCACAGATATGAAAGGCGTAAAAGTAAGCGTGCCTGAGAAGGTTGAGAAGATCGCAGCACTGTGGAATGCAAACAACGAGATCATCCTAGCACTTGGCGGTATGGATAAGGTTGTAGCCACAACTGATCTGATCAAAAACAACAAGTGGTTTGAGCACGTCTATCCAAAACTTAAAAATTTACCAGCTGCACTAAATGGCAAAGACCTTCAGATCGAAGAGCTTGTTAAACTTGCACCTGACGTTATCATAGTGTATAACAAAAATTTTCAAGATGAACTTATCAAAAATGGCTTTAGCGCGGTAAATTTGATCTTTAGAGACTATCCAGATATGGAGAAAAGCATCTATGCAACAGCTGAAGTCATAGGCACTGATGATGCTAGAAAAAAAGCTGAAAAACTTGCTAATAAAATCCACGATAACTCTGAGTTTGTAACAGCAAGAACAAAAAACATCCCTGACGCTAAACGTCCAAAAGTACTTCACTTGCTTGGTGGCGCAAATTTACTAAAAGTTGATGGCACAAACACTATCCAAAACACTTGGATCAAGCTAGGTGGAGGCGTAAATGCTATCAATACTGAGGGTTTTATGATCGAAGTTAGCGCTGAAGAGATCATCAATGCAAACCCTGATATCATCATCGTTGGCGGCAATGACACAGACGCACAGATCAAAAAGATAAAAGAGCATCCTGCATTCTCTGGCTCAAACGCTGTTAAAAACGGCAAAATTTACGGCAACCCAAAAGGTGTATGGAGCTGGGATAGATATGGTGCTGAAAGCATTCTTCAAATTTTATGGGCAGCAAAAACTATCCAACCAGATCTATTTAAAGATATCGATATGAAAGTAAAAACAAAAGAGTTTTATAAGGAGTTTTTAAATCACGATCTTAGTGACAAAGAGTATGGCTATATCTTAAAAGCTCTAAATCCAGACGGTAGCAGCAAGTAA
- a CDS encoding FecCD family ABC transporter permease: MKNTNFSLVVIFLALLTLVCAFVALGVGRFYIPFNDVFSVLAHSFGYGEGAASNITNVIENLRIPRIIAAILVGAALSVSGAAYQGVFKNQLVSPDLLGVSAGACVGAATAIIFDLSLFWVQAFAFGFGLAAVAITLAIPKMMGRTSTLMLVLSGIIVSGLMGSMIGFLKYVADPETKLPDIVYWQLGSLAKLDSENLKFIAPVMIICAILLIAMSWRINLLSLGDKSAARLGVNVAFERAIVIICATLLTACSVCISGIVAWVGLLMPHLARMLVGANNIKSMPASIFMGAMFLLFVDTLARSISVSEVPLGVLTGFIGTVFFVWVLWRNKKVA; encoded by the coding sequence ATGAAAAACACAAATTTTTCGCTAGTTGTTATCTTTTTAGCTCTACTAACGCTTGTTTGCGCCTTTGTCGCACTTGGCGTTGGTAGATTTTACATACCATTTAACGACGTCTTTAGCGTGCTAGCTCACAGCTTTGGCTACGGCGAGGGTGCAGCTAGCAACATCACAAATGTGATAGAAAATTTGCGTATACCTCGTATCATCGCAGCTATCCTTGTTGGAGCCGCTCTTAGCGTGAGCGGTGCTGCCTATCAAGGCGTCTTTAAAAACCAGCTAGTAAGCCCAGATCTCCTAGGCGTATCAGCAGGTGCCTGCGTAGGAGCTGCCACCGCGATCATCTTTGATCTATCGCTATTTTGGGTGCAGGCTTTTGCTTTTGGCTTTGGTCTAGCAGCTGTTGCTATCACTCTAGCCATACCAAAGATGATGGGGCGCACAAGCACGCTCATGCTAGTTCTTTCTGGTATCATCGTAAGCGGCCTCATGGGCTCGATGATCGGCTTTTTAAAATATGTCGCTGATCCTGAAACAAAGCTACCTGACATCGTTTACTGGCAGCTTGGAAGCCTTGCAAAGCTTGATAGCGAAAATTTAAAATTTATAGCCCCAGTGATGATCATCTGCGCCATTTTACTAATCGCCATGAGCTGGCGTATAAATTTACTCTCTCTTGGCGACAAGAGTGCAGCTAGACTTGGCGTAAATGTCGCTTTTGAACGTGCTATCGTTATCATTTGCGCTACGCTTCTTACAGCATGCAGCGTCTGCATAAGCGGAATAGTCGCTTGGGTTGGGCTCCTCATGCCACACCTAGCGCGAATGCTAGTTGGCGCAAACAACATAAAAAGCATGCCAGCAAGCATATTTATGGGTGCGATGTTTTTACTATTTGTAGATACATTAGCTCGTAGCATAAGCGTGAGCGAAGTGCCTCTTGGCGTACTTACTGGCTTTATCGGCACAGTATTTTTCGTCTGGGTATTGTGGCGAAATAAAAAGGTTGCGTGA
- a CDS encoding ABC transporter ATP-binding protein — protein sequence MLEVRNLNFSYPNGAGKLENVNLKIGAGEILTILGRNGAGKSTTLGLISGSLKPVSGEIFLDGKNVESLSNKDRAKIMAYVAQSEITEYDYTGLEFITMGRAAHLGIFARPSKEDEEIAKIYTKKLEIEYLEDRFITQMSGGQKQMCMIARAMAAQPKMIIFDEPTSALDFGNQYKFLRTVKWLKEIGYSVVLTTHNPDFAVLLGGYVALVKGDGEVGFGTVDEIIRSENLSQLYGLNLNVSYIDEVQRECCLTYPI from the coding sequence ATGCTTGAAGTTAGAAATTTAAACTTTAGCTACCCAAATGGAGCTGGCAAACTAGAAAATGTAAATTTAAAGATAGGTGCAGGCGAAATTTTAACCATACTTGGGCGAAACGGAGCCGGCAAATCAACAACTCTTGGGCTAATAAGCGGATCACTAAAGCCAGTATCTGGAGAAATTTTCCTTGATGGTAAAAACGTAGAGAGTCTAAGCAATAAAGACCGAGCAAAAATAATGGCCTACGTCGCTCAAAGCGAGATCACAGAGTACGACTACACGGGGCTTGAGTTTATTACGATGGGACGTGCAGCACACCTTGGTATCTTTGCAAGACCCAGCAAAGAGGACGAGGAGATCGCTAAAATTTATACTAAAAAGCTTGAGATCGAGTATCTTGAGGATCGCTTCATCACGCAGATGAGTGGTGGTCAAAAGCAGATGTGCATGATCGCACGTGCGATGGCTGCGCAGCCAAAGATGATCATATTTGACGAGCCAACGAGCGCACTTGACTTTGGCAACCAGTATAAATTCCTACGCACCGTCAAGTGGCTAAAAGAGATTGGCTACTCAGTCGTGCTAACCACTCACAACCCTGACTTTGCCGTGCTTCTTGGCGGATATGTCGCACTTGTAAAGGGTGATGGCGAGGTTGGATTTGGCACGGTTGATGAGATCATCAGAAGTGAGAATTTAAGCCAGCTTTACGGACTAAATTTAAACGTGAGCTACATCGACGAAGTGCAAAGAGAGTGTTGCCTAACATATCCTATTTAA
- a CDS encoding excalibur calcium-binding domain-containing protein: MKKLVLILFFALIANAADKFDCSKRYCKEMKSCEEAYHYLKECGRSGFDRDHDGMPCENICKERRVGK, from the coding sequence ATGAAAAAGTTAGTTTTGATTTTATTTTTTGCATTGATAGCAAATGCGGCTGATAAATTTGATTGCTCTAAACGCTACTGCAAAGAGATGAAGAGTTGTGAAGAAGCATATCACTATCTAAAAGAGTGTGGACGCAGTGGCTTTGACCGCGATCATGACGGTATGCCATGCGAGAATATATGCAAAGAACGTAGAGTAGGAAAATAA
- the recG gene encoding ATP-dependent DNA helicase RecG codes for MKFEASDRAKLLKIGVLSLLDLALVLPKGFEDTTIAKSPREGQVCINVKITSLASRPGMLTALAFCEQWQSSVKIVIFNAKSWHYGAFKVGKEMAIYGLCSYAFGSWQIVNPKITTKTGQIVPKFKTELKDDEVKKLVLKYINLQNLLAEGLNGKEAQFLADLQRLDEQSVQILYRLKNDNEGVHILKFVEIFNYIKKLSAKKTYFKSPKIKLFDISSWLKSLPFTPTNDQINAINDIRDDLSAVQAKRRVIMGDVGSGKTLVILAAALSVYPQSAILMAPTSILSEQIYNEAKRLLPAFMNVMLVRSGEKKIDFSGVNLIIGTHALLFHELPNSPLVMVDEQHRFGSNQRKKIEELASNEYERANFVQFSATPIPRTLSLIQSEIVNFSFLKQMPFKKNITSQILGASEFGYLLAHIKKQLAGDFQVAIIYPLVDSSESSNYQSLSEAQGFWLKNFKNVFVTHGKDKEKEEILRRFREEGEILLSTTVVEVGISLPRLNTIVIVGAERLGLATLHQLRGRVGRNGGDGYCFLFTKLKEAPARLKEFCATNDGFKVAELDLKNRQSGDILNGFVQHGATFNFYDYEDDITQAAKARVAALAKNNA; via the coding sequence ATGAAATTTGAAGCAAGCGACAGAGCAAAACTTCTAAAAATAGGCGTGCTTAGCCTGCTCGACCTTGCTCTTGTGCTGCCAAAGGGCTTTGAGGATACGACGATCGCTAAGAGCCCAAGAGAGGGGCAGGTCTGCATAAATGTAAAGATCACTTCTCTCGCCTCGCGCCCTGGCATGCTAACAGCACTTGCCTTTTGCGAGCAGTGGCAAAGTAGCGTAAAGATCGTCATTTTTAACGCAAAGTCCTGGCACTACGGCGCTTTTAAGGTCGGCAAAGAGATGGCGATATATGGGCTTTGCTCCTATGCCTTTGGCTCGTGGCAGATCGTAAATCCAAAAATCACCACAAAAACAGGCCAGATCGTGCCTAAATTTAAGACCGAGCTAAAAGATGATGAAGTCAAAAAACTTGTTTTAAAATATATAAATTTACAAAATTTATTAGCCGAGGGCTTAAATGGAAAAGAGGCTCAATTTCTAGCTGATCTGCAAAGGCTAGATGAGCAAAGCGTACAAATTTTATACCGCCTAAAAAACGATAATGAGGGTGTGCACATTTTAAAATTTGTAGAAATTTTTAACTACATAAAAAAGCTAAGCGCTAAAAAAACCTACTTTAAAAGTCCTAAGATCAAGCTTTTTGATATAAGCTCTTGGCTTAAAAGCTTGCCATTTACGCCAACAAACGACCAGATAAACGCGATAAATGATATAAGAGACGACCTTAGTGCCGTGCAGGCAAAAAGGCGCGTCATAATGGGGGACGTGGGAAGCGGCAAGACGCTAGTGATCCTAGCAGCCGCTCTTAGCGTATATCCGCAAAGTGCCATTTTGATGGCGCCAACAAGCATCTTAAGCGAGCAAATTTATAACGAAGCAAAGAGGTTGCTGCCCGCTTTTATGAATGTGATGCTGGTGCGAAGTGGGGAGAAAAAGATAGACTTTAGCGGGGTAAATTTGATCATCGGCACGCATGCGCTTCTATTTCACGAGCTGCCAAACTCGCCACTTGTCATGGTCGATGAGCAGCACCGCTTTGGCTCAAACCAGCGCAAAAAGATAGAAGAGCTTGCCTCAAACGAGTATGAGCGAGCAAATTTCGTGCAGTTTTCAGCTACGCCTATACCTAGGACGCTTAGTCTTATCCAGTCTGAGATCGTAAATTTTAGCTTTTTAAAGCAGATGCCGTTTAAGAAAAATATAACGAGCCAAATTTTAGGCGCTAGCGAGTTTGGCTATCTGCTCGCTCACATCAAAAAGCAGCTTGCGGGCGACTTTCAAGTAGCTATCATCTATCCGCTAGTTGATAGCAGCGAGAGCTCAAACTACCAAAGTCTAAGCGAGGCGCAGGGCTTTTGGCTAAAGAATTTCAAAAATGTCTTCGTCACGCATGGCAAGGACAAAGAGAAAGAGGAAATTTTAAGGAGGTTTAGAGAAGAGGGCGAAATTTTGCTCTCTACGACGGTTGTTGAGGTCGGCATCTCGCTACCAAGGCTAAATACAATAGTGATCGTGGGCGCTGAGAGGCTGGGGCTTGCCACGCTTCATCAGCTGCGAGGCAGGGTGGGGCGAAATGGCGGCGATGGATACTGCTTTTTATTTACCAAGCTAAAAGAGGCGCCAGCTAGACTAAAAGAATTTTGCGCGACAAACGACGGCTTTAAGGTGGCCGAGCTTGATCTGAAAAACCGCCAAAGCGGTGACATACTAAACGGCTTTGTACAGCATGGAGCGACATTTAACTTCTACGACTACGAGGATGATATCACACAGGCTGCAAAGGCTAGAGTGGCAGCGCTTGCTAAAAATAATGCCTAG
- a CDS encoding M16 family metallopeptidase — protein MKILDINVKNVKIPVVFESSKAMPVVSLKLVFKAAGSSQNGKLAGLARLSANLLNEGDMKLGSAKFAKELEVRAISLNASCGFETFCIDINCLKEHFAFACGKLKELLLAPNLTDEILNRCKTVTLGEIAANENDFDYVARQGLFELLYPKSVLALPGIGTKKSIKAITLEDVSKFLNEYLDLSNLLCVLGGDIDEKQTKELTSVLEILKPGKARKLERFSPSDKCESSEIIRQSEQAYIYFGAPFNVKPEEKYKAAVATFILGEGGFGSRLMEEIRVKRGLAYSAYARNLLNLSYSQLYGYMQTKNEKKDEAIAVIKEEILKFSKKGVSKAELEQAKKFLLGSLPLRLETLFKRLDIAQGEFYEHGELGAFLKDLDKISALSLNELNSFIKAHAEINELSFCVLKNEI, from the coding sequence ATGAAAATTTTAGATATCAATGTAAAAAATGTAAAAATCCCAGTCGTTTTTGAAAGCTCAAAAGCGATGCCAGTAGTGAGCCTAAAATTAGTTTTCAAAGCAGCTGGTAGCTCGCAAAATGGTAAGCTAGCAGGCCTTGCAAGACTAAGCGCAAATTTGCTAAACGAGGGTGATATGAAGCTAGGCTCGGCCAAATTTGCCAAAGAGCTTGAAGTAAGGGCAATCAGCCTAAATGCAAGTTGTGGCTTTGAGACATTTTGCATAGATATAAACTGTTTAAAAGAGCACTTTGCCTTTGCGTGCGGCAAGCTAAAAGAGCTACTACTCGCTCCAAATTTGACAGATGAGATCCTGAATAGGTGCAAAACCGTCACACTTGGCGAGATCGCAGCAAATGAAAACGACTTTGACTACGTGGCAAGGCAAGGGCTTTTTGAGCTTTTATACCCAAAAAGCGTGCTTGCTCTGCCAGGTATTGGCACTAAAAAGAGCATAAAAGCGATCACACTTGAAGATGTAAGCAAATTTTTAAACGAGTACTTAGATCTTTCAAATTTGCTTTGTGTGCTAGGCGGCGACATCGACGAGAAGCAGACAAAAGAGCTTACTAGCGTTTTAGAAATTTTAAAGCCTGGTAAGGCGCGAAAGCTAGAGCGCTTTAGCCCAAGCGACAAGTGCGAAAGTAGCGAGATCATCAGACAAAGCGAGCAGGCATACATCTACTTTGGCGCGCCGTTTAATGTAAAACCTGAGGAGAAATACAAGGCCGCAGTGGCGACATTTATCTTGGGTGAGGGTGGCTTTGGCTCAAGGCTTATGGAGGAGATCCGCGTGAAAAGAGGGCTTGCATACAGCGCCTACGCTAGAAATTTGCTAAATCTCTCTTACAGCCAGTTATATGGCTACATGCAGACAAAAAATGAGAAAAAAGATGAGGCGATCGCCGTTATAAAAGAGGAAATTTTAAAATTTAGTAAAAAAGGCGTTAGCAAGGCCGAGCTTGAGCAGGCGAAGAAATTTTTACTTGGTTCGTTGCCGCTTAGACTTGAGACGCTATTTAAGCGCCTTGACATCGCGCAAGGCGAGTTTTATGAGCATGGCGAACTTGGGGCATTTTTAAAGGATCTGGATAAAATTTCAGCCCTTTCGCTAAACGAGCTAAATAGCTTCATAAAAGCCCACGCAGAGATAAATGAGCTAAGCTTTTGCGTTTTAAAAAATGAAATTTGA
- a CDS encoding dehypoxanthine futalosine cyclase yields MKRLSVNEAIDLIENAPLYELGKMALARKKELHPEGITTFIVDRNINYTNVCWVDCKFCAFYRHAKEEDAYVLSFEEIGKKIEELIAIGGTQILFQGGVHPKLKIEWYEELVSYISKHYPSITIHGFSAVEIDYIARVSKISTKEVLRRLNEKGLYSMPGAGAEILSDRVRDIIAPKKCDTADWLRIHKEAHELGIKTTATMMFGTVESTREIVEHWEHIRNLQDETAGFRAFILWSFQGLNTKLMQEFPEIKKQSSNVYLRLLAVSRLFLDNFKNIQSSWVTQGSYVGQLALLFGANDLGSTMMEENVVKAAGASFRMNQDQMIELIKDVGEIPAKRNTNYDILEKF; encoded by the coding sequence TTGAAAAGACTTAGTGTAAATGAAGCCATCGATCTAATAGAAAATGCACCGCTTTACGAGCTTGGCAAGATGGCGCTAGCTAGAAAAAAAGAGCTTCATCCAGAGGGCATAACAACCTTCATCGTAGATCGCAACATCAACTATACAAACGTCTGCTGGGTGGATTGTAAATTTTGCGCATTTTACCGCCACGCAAAAGAGGAAGACGCTTATGTGCTAAGTTTTGAGGAGATCGGCAAAAAGATCGAGGAGCTAATAGCCATTGGCGGCACGCAAATTTTATTTCAAGGCGGCGTGCACCCAAAGCTAAAGATCGAGTGGTACGAGGAGCTTGTAAGCTACATCAGCAAGCACTATCCAAGCATCACGATACATGGCTTCTCAGCCGTTGAGATCGACTACATCGCAAGAGTTTCGAAAATTTCTACAAAAGAGGTCTTAAGACGCCTAAACGAAAAGGGCTTATACTCGATGCCAGGGGCTGGAGCAGAAATTTTAAGCGACCGCGTTCGTGACATCATCGCCCCTAAAAAGTGCGACACCGCAGACTGGCTTCGCATACACAAAGAGGCGCACGAGCTTGGCATAAAAACGACTGCGACAATGATGTTTGGCACGGTTGAGAGCACTCGTGAGATCGTGGAGCACTGGGAGCACATCAGAAATTTACAAGATGAAACGGCTGGGTTTAGGGCATTTATACTTTGGAGTTTTCAAGGGCTAAACACAAAGCTCATGCAAGAATTCCCTGAGATCAAAAAGCAAAGTTCAAACGTCTATCTAAGGCTTCTTGCGGTTTCAAGGCTATTTTTGGATAACTTTAAAAATATCCAAAGCAGCTGGGTCACGCAGGGCAGCTACGTAGGTCAGCTCGCACTTCTTTTTGGTGCAAACGACCTTGGCTCGACAATGATGGAGGAAAACGTCGTAAAGGCGGCAGGTGCAAGCTTTAGGATGAATCAAGACCAGATGATCGAGCTTATAAAAGATGTCGGAGAAATTCCAGCCAAGCGCAACACAAACTACGATATTTTGGAGAAATTTTAG
- a CDS encoding NfeD family protein, whose product MISPFIMIAIGVVLCITEFIFFSFYLLFFGIAFIVVGAINFGFSFAWSYQILITAAIAIVLLVLLKAPLKSKFMSRKESFNEEFLDEAGVGEIRENMVYFKGTLWKYDGNLANGEKVTVLGTKGDKVILK is encoded by the coding sequence GTGATCAGCCCTTTTATAATGATAGCAATCGGTGTGGTTTTGTGCATCACCGAGTTTATCTTTTTTTCATTTTATTTGCTATTTTTTGGCATAGCTTTTATAGTAGTTGGAGCTATAAATTTTGGTTTTAGTTTTGCTTGGAGCTATCAAATTTTAATTACAGCAGCGATTGCGATCGTGCTCCTTGTGCTTTTAAAAGCACCGTTAAAGAGTAAATTTATGTCCAGAAAAGAGAGCTTTAACGAGGAATTTTTAGACGAAGCCGGAGTTGGCGAGATCAGAGAAAATATGGTCTATTTCAAAGGCACACTTTGGAAATATGATGGAAATCTAGCTAATGGAGAGAAGGTGACGGTTCTTGGCACCAAAGGTGACAAGGTGATATTAAAATAA
- a CDS encoding SPFH domain-containing protein has protein sequence MQIEAFGILVVVLVIFAFLFLKAGIKIVSQADNLLIERLGKFHKVLDGGFHIIIPFVDQIRAIITVKEQLVDITKQQVITKDNVNISVDGIVFLKVFDAKMAVYNVDNYKRAIANLAMTTLRGEIGAMNLDDTLSSRDRLNAALQVALGDAAGNWGVKIMRVEISEISVPLGIEEAMNMQMKAEREKRAIELKALAEKEALIRNAEALKQEKVLQAEAIERMADAKKYEQIAIATAQKEAMDMINDSMSKNANAAEFLLARDRVGAFSELAKNSSKDKILVPYEAAELIGSLSVLKNFLAKDKA, from the coding sequence ATGCAAATCGAAGCATTTGGCATTTTAGTCGTAGTTCTGGTTATCTTTGCGTTCTTGTTTTTAAAGGCTGGCATCAAGATCGTCTCACAAGCTGATAATCTACTCATTGAGCGACTTGGCAAATTTCACAAAGTGCTTGATGGCGGATTTCACATAATCATCCCATTTGTCGATCAAATAAGAGCGATAATCACCGTAAAAGAGCAGCTTGTAGACATCACAAAACAGCAAGTCATCACAAAAGATAACGTAAACATAAGCGTCGATGGTATCGTCTTTTTGAAGGTCTTTGACGCAAAAATGGCAGTTTATAATGTCGATAATTATAAGCGTGCCATTGCAAATTTAGCCATGACTACGCTTCGTGGCGAGATAGGTGCGATGAATCTTGACGATACACTAAGCTCACGTGACCGCCTAAATGCCGCACTTCAAGTGGCTCTTGGCGACGCTGCTGGCAACTGGGGTGTAAAGATCATGAGGGTTGAAATTTCTGAAATTTCTGTCCCACTTGGTATCGAAGAGGCGATGAATATGCAGATGAAGGCTGAGCGTGAAAAACGCGCGATCGAGCTAAAAGCCTTGGCTGAAAAAGAGGCTTTAATACGCAACGCCGAAGCGCTAAAACAAGAAAAAGTGCTTCAAGCAGAGGCGATCGAGCGTATGGCTGATGCGAAAAAATACGAGCAAATAGCCATCGCAACGGCTCAAAAAGAGGCTATGGATATGATAAATGATAGCATGAGTAAAAATGCAAATGCGGCTGAATTTCTGCTCGCACGAGACAGGGTCGGGGCGTTTAGTGAACTGGCTAAAAATAGCTCAAAAGATAAAATTTTAGTCCCTTATGAGGCGGCCGAGCTTATTGGCTCCCTTAGCGTTTTGAAAAATTTCCTAGCTAAGGATAAGGCGTGA
- a CDS encoding copper resistance protein NlpE: protein MKNFIFALSATLLLAGCASSSQNANVPQGKCEVKSSCEAPISSIEGTYKAFLPCASCMGVDSRLILKKDGTFESVMDYKSKDNYKAVSKGKYSIENGVITTIDEYKEKSFYKIEGENLKMLDMDQKEVTGELKDKYIFKRVK, encoded by the coding sequence ATGAAAAATTTTATATTTGCACTAAGTGCGACTCTACTTTTGGCAGGTTGTGCCTCATCTAGCCAAAACGCAAACGTCCCACAAGGCAAATGTGAAGTAAAAAGTAGCTGCGAAGCTCCAATTAGCAGCATCGAGGGCACTTATAAAGCATTTTTACCTTGCGCTAGTTGCATGGGTGTTGATTCACGCTTAATATTAAAAAAAGATGGCACATTTGAAAGCGTGATGGACTATAAGTCAAAAGACAACTACAAAGCCGTTAGTAAAGGCAAATACTCAATCGAAAATGGTGTGATAACAACGATTGATGAGTATAAAGAAAAAAGCTTTTATAAAATAGAAGGCGAGAACCTAAAAATGCTAGATATGGATCAAAAAGAGGTCACTGGCGAGTTAAAAGATAAATACATCTTTAAACGCGTAAAATAA
- a CDS encoding copper resistance protein NlpE translates to MKYLFAILISFFILGCAKNENLEPNQSTQNTVKEDKPLVQANTPKKPEKLILPNSIYSSFHTILPCPNCEGIKTIITLNKDKTYTKTMLTMDKEVSLVEKNGTFDVDDSAIILKDENGNLSYFAPNKNSLLQLDDKKNKRVGVLAQIYNFEPVNKAYKDSFFAKFYKFKNKDNFLDIVIVPSKNGAKISFYSSLKNGSPLCEFSSELLYDKGIFYLLDEKGIALSIHRINNAIFLVANDKICKNAHISGRYKKDKDQKNLFGKGFFAELTNESANRDVIKIYGSKNIKRDNTKKESSYIVTSKNERIFEYTLLNGIITSIEIYSNEFKTPENISLKSNFKDIKNSLVISKFRSDKSNIYLKIDSHDMLITLKNPIAKEITGLNDIPDETKIEQITLMWNQ, encoded by the coding sequence ATGAAATATCTTTTTGCCATACTTATCTCATTTTTCATCCTTGGCTGCGCAAAAAATGAAAATTTAGAGCCAAATCAAAGCACACAAAATACAGTAAAAGAAGACAAGCCGTTAGTTCAGGCAAATACACCCAAAAAGCCAGAAAAGCTAATACTTCCAAACTCAATTTATAGTAGTTTTCACACTATTTTGCCTTGCCCAAACTGCGAAGGCATAAAAACTATCATTACGCTAAATAAAGATAAAACCTACACAAAGACAATGCTTACTATGGATAAAGAAGTAAGCTTGGTTGAAAAAAATGGCACATTTGATGTTGATGATAGTGCTATCATTTTAAAAGATGAAAATGGCAATCTTAGCTATTTCGCACCAAATAAAAACTCACTTCTTCAGCTTGATGACAAGAAAAATAAGCGAGTTGGCGTACTAGCTCAAATTTATAATTTTGAACCGGTAAATAAAGCTTACAAAGATAGTTTTTTTGCTAAATTTTATAAATTTAAAAACAAAGATAACTTTTTAGATATCGTAATCGTGCCAAGTAAAAATGGTGCAAAAATAAGTTTTTATTCATCATTAAAAAATGGCTCACCACTTTGTGAGTTTAGCTCTGAGCTACTTTACGACAAAGGAATTTTTTACCTTTTAGATGAAAAAGGCATTGCTCTAAGCATACACAGGATAAATAATGCAATTTTTCTAGTAGCAAACGATAAAATTTGTAAAAATGCTCACATAAGCGGACGATATAAAAAAGATAAAGATCAAAAAAATCTCTTTGGTAAAGGTTTTTTTGCAGAGCTGACAAACGAATCAGCAAATAGAGATGTGATAAAAATTTATGGCTCAAAAAACATAAAACGGGATAACACAAAAAAAGAAAGCAGCTACATCGTAACAAGTAAAAATGAAAGAATTTTTGAATACACCTTGCTAAATGGCATTATCACAAGCATTGAAATTTACTCAAACGAGTTTAAAACTCCAGAAAATATCAGCCTTAAATCAAATTTCAAAGATATAAAAAATTCTCTTGTCATTTCTAAATTTCGTAGTGATAAAAGCAACATCTATCTAAAAATAGATAGCCACGATATGCTAATCACACTAAAAAATCCAATTGCCAAAGAGATAACAGGCCTAAACGATATCCCAGATGAAACAAAGATAGAGCAAATAACGCTAATGTGGAATCAATAA